The Planctomycetia bacterium sequence AAGAATACGACGAAGCGACGCGCGAAGCCGAGACCGCCGTGGGGCTCGCGCCCGATGCCGCCGACGTTCACTTCGCGCTCGCTCAAGTTTGGCGTGAGCGGCAATATCCGGATCGGGCCGCGCGCTCGGCCGACGAAGCGATTCGGCTCGATCCCGAGAATGCCGACTATTACGCCTTTCGCGCCTTGCTCTATTTCGAGGCCGGTCGTTGGAACGAAGCTCTCACGGCCGCCGAGACGGGCCTGCGCTGCAACTCGGAGCATGTCGCTTGCAACAACTTCCGCGCGATGGCGCTCGTGAAGCTCGGCCGACGAAGCGAAGCGGGACAAACGATCGATGCCGCCTTGGCGCGCGATCCCGAAGATGCGTTCAGCCATGCGAACAAAGGCTGGGCGTTGCTCGAAGCACGCAAGCCCCAAGAAGCGATGCTGCATTTTCGCGAAGCGCTCCGACTCGATCCGACGATGGAATATGCGCGCGTCGGCATCGTCGAAGCGTTGAAGGCACGCAATCCGATCTATGCGTTGTTTCTGCGCTACATGCTCTGGATGTTGAAGCTGCCGTCGCAAACGCAGTGGGCCATCGTGATCGGCGGTTACTTCGGTCAGAAATTTCTCGGTAATCTTGCCGACAATAATCCGGCGCTTGCGCCGGTGCTCTACGTCATCATTATCGCGTATATCGTCTTCGCGATTTTCACTTGGCTCGCTCGGCCGGTGTTCAATCTTTTGCTGCGGCTGCATCCCTTCGGTCGGCTCGCGCTATCGACCGAAGAGATTCGCGAGACGAATTGGATCGGCGGCTACTTCCTTGCCGCGATCCTCTGCTTCGGGCTTTCCTTCATTCCGGACTGGTGGGTAATTCTCCGGCTGCCATCGCTGTGGATCGCACTCTCGACGATGCCGTTGTTCCTCGTGTTTCGCTGTGCCGAAGGCTGGCCGAGAACGACGATGATCTGCGTCGTCGCCGCGCTCGGGATCCTGACCATCATGTGGCCGGCCGCGATCTATACGGCCGAGTTCGATACGGCCGAGCAACTCGCGTCCGTATTCTGGATGATCTTCATCGGCTCGATCTGGGGCGGACAATTGATCGCCGGAGCCCGAGTTCGACGCTAACGCCGCACTTCGCCGAGCCGCCGAAATCGTACCGGTCGCCTCGGCCGGATAGCGGCGGCCTGCGTAGAATACATCGGGCCTTTCCGTTCGACGCATCCCAGCAAGGCACGCGCATCATGGCAACGCTGCAATTCGGCGGTGAAGAACGCTTCGTCGCCCCACCGACGAAAGTTTACGCGCTCCTGACCGATCTCGACGGCCTTGCGGCCAGCATCCCGGACTTGGTGTCGGCCGAACGTGTCGACGAGCGAACGTTGCAATGCACGGTTCGGCCCGGCTTCTCGTTCTTACGGGGCACGATGAAGCTGCGGATCACGCTCGACGATCTCGCGCCGCCGAGCGCGGCGACGCTCAAGATCGACGCACAAGGAATCGGCGTCGCGATGAAAGTCGTTTCGCAGATGCAGATCGATGCCGACGGCACGGGGACGAAGATCGTTTGGCGAGCCGAAGTGCCGGAAATGAAAGGGCTCGTCGCGACGGTGAGCCCGGGCCTCGTCAAAGCGGCGGCGGATCAAGTGATCCGCCACGGCTGGCGACAGATGCACGAGAAACTCGGCGAGGTTTGAAGGCGTTGCCGAGGTTTATACAAGCGTCGGCGCACGATGGTTACGGAACGTGGAACGTGTCTACTACTTTAGGAAAATGCGGCGAACTCTTTGCCCAGCAGGGCTGCGGCGATTTTGAGTTGCATGATCTCGTCGGTTCCTTCATAGATGCGGCAGACGCGAACGTCTTGCAGGTGTCTGCCGACGCGATACAACTCGCTCCACCCTCGGCCGCCGAAGATTTGCACGGCCCGATCGGCCGCATCCCACGCGGCATTGGAAGCGAAGAACTTCGCTTCGGCCACGCGTAGGTCCGCTTCGGAGTGTAATGCTTTGTCGTTGGGGTTTTCGTCGCTCGCTTGTTTCGCCAGCGCCGCGCGCTCGACGAGAGCATCGCTCGCCGCCCGCGCCATTTCGATGTGCGCGACGTGCGCTTGCACGAGTTGATGCTTGCCGATCGGCTTGCCGTGTTGGCTGCGCTCATGGCACCAGCGCAGCGATTCGTCCAAGCAATCTTCGATCACGCCGACGCATCCCGCGGCAACGCTCAAGCGTCCGGAGATCAGCGTTCCCATCGCCACGCGAAAGCCTTCTCCTTCTTCTCCGAGCAAGTTGCCGACCTGCACCGGATGGTCGTTCATCTGAAACATGCCGGTGTTCGCCGTGAACATGCCGAGCTTGGCCGGCATGTCTTCGCGCTCGAAGGTCTCGCCGGCCGTGTCGACGATGAAGGCGCTCATGCGCCGCTCGCGCCCTTCCTTATCGGCCGGATAGGCGAACGCCACGACCGCATCGGCGATCGCGCCGTTCGAGATCAAATACTTCACGCCGTTTAGAAGGAATCGGTCGCCGTCGCGACGATACGTCGTCGTCAGTTCCAAAGGGTTCGAGCCGGCGTCGGGCTCCGTCAGCCCGAACGCAAGAATACATTTTCCTTGCACCGAGGCAGGGAGGTAGCGCTGCTTCTGCTCCTCGTTGCCGAACTTCATGATCGGATACTGGCCGATCGAAGTATGCCCGGAGAAGAACGTTCGGACGCCGGTCCCTTCGCGTCCGAGCCGAGCAAGACACTTTGCATAGGTCGGCGCATCGGCACCCCGACCGCCGTACTTCGTCGGCACCGGAATGCCGAGAATCTGAAAGCGATGGGCCAGCGGAACGGTTTGAGCGTTAAAACGATGCTCGACGTAACAGAGTTCTTCGGCCGGTCGAAGCTCACGGCAGAAAGAGTCGACATCGGCCAGGACTTGGCTTTGCGAGGCGTGCGGCATAAGGTTTCTCCATCTACCTTAATTGTACGCCTCATCGCTCGCAGGCACGCTACAAGTCCGTTACGAATTCGGGGAAGTCGTTGCCGGCACTTCGGTTGCGCGTCCGAAACGCGAATCCGACATCCGACCCGCCACGGTAATTTCGCCTCTTCAAACACGTAGCTAGCGGAAGCGCAGACAAGAAACTTGACATGGCCCGGAATCGCCTGCTAGTCTAAAATGTAAATCGTTAGTAGCATTAGAGTTAGTCGGGATAGCGTCAGGAAACGTCCGCTCGTTTCGAGAACTTCGCTCGTCGTCGCGCTAGCGCGTCGCGAAGTATGTTTGGTTGGTGATCGCGCCGTGCACTTCATCGCCGCGGCCCGATCGTTCGTGCATGCCCCACATCTATCTGTTCAGGATCGTCCTCATGCCGGTATCGCCGCGCCGCTGTTTTTCCTTTGCTCGCGAACATTGCCTTGCGATGGCGGTAGGTTTTGCGCTCGTGGTCGTTTCGGTCTCGGGTCCGTTCGTTGAAGTCGCCGCAGCGCAAGAAGCGGCCGTCGACGCAGCACCGAAGATCATGACGCAAGGGGTGAAGGCCGACGGCTCGACCCCCGCCGACGTGACGAAGTTGATGGAGAATCCCAAGCTTGCCACGCAATTGCGTGCGCTTGTCATCCCGATCTTGAATCAAGGGAAAGCGGCGAGTCAGCAAGAAACCGATAACGTCGATACTTGGACGATCTATCGCATCTCCGAATTAACCTGGCCGCCCAAAGACGCCAAGGACACTCCCGAACAGCGGCGCATGCTCCTCAAATCGCGCGAGCTATTAAAGCTCTCGGGCACTGCACCTCTCCCGGATCTACACGACCGCATCAACGCTACGTTGCTGGCGAACCTTCCGGCGATGATTGCCGACAAAGAGTATTCTCTGGGCGTCCGCTACAACGCGATGCTGCTGCTCGGGCAGCTCGATCGCATCGAGCCGGACGGCGTCACGCAACGGGCCGCCGCACCGCTCGATGCCGCGGAACCGATTCTGATCGGCGCTTCGCAAAGCACGCAACTGCCCGAAGTGTTGCGTGTGGGAGCGTTCATCGGCTTGGCACGCCACACGGAACTGCAACTCGGCGGCGCCAATCGTCCGGCCATTGCGGCCGAGGCGCTGAAATACCTCACCGCCACGGCCTTACCTGCCGGAATCTCGCAAAACGGCCTGCATTGGCTCCGAAAGCTCTCGATGCAGATCGTGATGGGCCTGTCGACGAAAGGGAGCGACGTCAATCGACCGGAATTCGTGAAAGCTCTGCAAGCGATTTTGGCGGATGAAAAGCAACCGCTGTTCTTGCGCCGCGATGCCGCCTTGGCGATCGGGCACATGGACCCGAACACGATTGCCGCCGGGGCGAAGCCGGAAGATGTCGTGAAGGCGCTGACCAACCTGACGCTGGCGATCACGAAAGCCGGCTCGCCGCGCGAGAACCCGGAAGCGATCGCCGATCTCACGAAACCGGAAGACGTGTTGCAAACGCCGACCGAAGAGAACAAGAAGGCCTTCGCCGACGCGGTCGCCTACTACTTGAACTGCATCGCGACCGGTCTCGGCGGCCGCAACGAAGCGCGCGGCTTGTTGAAGATCGCCACCGGCGAAACCAAAACGCAAGCGACGACGCTTCTCAACACCTATGTCAACCCGATGGTCACGGCGCTGGGACGATCGAATGCGACCCCAGAGAAACTCGTGAACGATCTCGTAGCGCAGCATACGAAGTTGTCGACGTGGGCCGGACAAAACAAGTTGGCCGCGCCGCCGCCGAATGCCGTGGATCTCAATCAACCGCCCGGTGGCCGAACGACTTCGGTCACGCCGCGGTAGAAGTTGGTCGGAAGCTCTGTCATGATCAGTGGTGGGCAAGCACGGTACTAGGATGGTGCCGCAGATTCGCTCGAGTCGGTTCGTCGTGTCGCACGCGTGCAAAAGGAGTTGCGCCGGTGCCAATGCTTTCGAGATTATCGTCTTCGCGACCATGGCATTCGCCCGCTTGCGATGCGCCGCGCAATCGCCGAGTCGAAAGCTCCCGCGCGGTTTTATTCCCGCACTGTTTATTCTCGCTCTGGGCAGGGAGCGTGCTTGCTCTCTGTTCGCTCTCCGGTTGCGGCTGGTTGCAGAGGCCGGTCGAGATCGTCGCCGATCGCTTCGGCCCGAAGCCGGAAGTCGCCCAGGCCGAAATGGGAACGACTCCCGCCGATGCGGAGCTGTTGGGAAAGAGCGAATGGGTGCTCGCGGCCCCCGATCCGCGGCGGCTGCAAGATCCCACGTTGCCGCGCTACGTGAATCCCGTGCTCGAGCCGATCTTCAACCAACCCGGCCCCGCACGGCTGAACCTGCTGCCGACGCTCGAGCATCCCGAAGCCGTGGTCCGTGCCAACTCCGCGATCGGCCTGGGGCGATGGGGCGACGGCCGAGCGCTAAAGCCGCTCGTCGAAACGGTCGAGAAAATCGAACTGAAGCTGCCGCAGCGCGAGGCCGCGGCCGAGACGCTCGGCTGGCTCACGAAGCCTTCTCCGGTGCCGACGCTGCGCAACCTTCTCGATCGCTTCGGCCGTTGCGATCCGTCGAACATCGCGAACTACTCGCCGGAGCTGCATGCCGCGTTGATCCGCGCGCTGGGGCGGCATGTCGATGCCGCGACCGATCCGCGGTTCGACGAAGCGGTTCGCGCGCCAAGCCTGGGCGCGCGGCAAGAAGCGCTCGCCGCGTGGTCGCGAACCTCGCAGGCCGAGTTGTCGCCCGGCGTCGTCGACTTGCGCGCCGATCCCAATCCGCAAGTTCGCGCCGCGGCGATCGGCATGCTGCTCGCCAAGCGTCATCCCCGCGCGCTCGAGTTCGCGCGCAACGCGATCCAAGACTTCGATTCCGACGTACGCCTCGCGGCGGTCGTCGGCCTCGGGCACCACGGCGGTCCCGACGCCGTGCTGGCGCTCGAACGCGTGTTGCTGCACGAAGGGGAAGTGCTCCGCGCCGAAGCGGTCTTCGCGCTGAACGATCTCGGCGCCTACGACAAAGTATTCGGAGCTGCCGGCGATAAGGCGTGGCGCGTGCGGCGCAGCGTCGCTCACTGTCTGACGAAACATCCGGACGCTCAAGGAATGGCGCTGGCCCGTCGCTACTTGGCCGACGATAGCGGCGAAGTTCGCAAGGCCGCGGTCGGCGCCATGGAGCCGTGGCCGTCGACGCTCGCCGGGCCCGTCTTGCTCTCGGCGATGCGCGAGCCGACGTATGAAACTCGTCGACTCGCCGGCGAACAACTCGCGAGGCGCTGGCCGCGCGCTCAAGGCTTTACGCCGGATCTGCCGGCCGACCGGCGCGAGGCGTTCGTCCTCGAATTAGAAGACGCTTGGGACGTCGAGTTCGGCGTCACGAATCACGCCGCGCTCCTCACCGCCTCTCAAGGCCCGGCTCCGTCGATGGCATTGGCGCTCACGCCGCAACGGCTCGACCAATTGCAACGTGCGGTGGAAGAACTCAACCGCGCGGCGGGCTCCGCTTCCGGCGGCTCTTCGTCGAGGGCCTTAGCGACGTTGGAAACATTCGGCACCGACTTGGTCGATGCGCTGGAGCGGCTGCTGCTCGAGCGCGAAGTGTTGATTCCGGACGCCGTCTATCGCCAGGTGCTGCCTACGAAGGGTCCGGCGTTCGCGGCCGTCGATGCGCTGGCAACGCCCGAAATCAACGACCGACGACAAGCGGCGGATCGCCTCGCAGCCTTAGCCGAAGAGAATCCGCTCCGGCCGCTGATCGTCGCGCGCATCGCGCAGCTCGGCCGGCAAGAGCCCGACGGCTTGGTGTCGCGCGGTCTGTTCGCAGCCGTTGCTGCCGACGTGAGCGGGCAATCGAGCGAACTCGCGCTGGCCGGCATGTCGCATCTTTCACCCGAGGTGCGCCGGATGGCGTGCGAACATTTCGGCAAACACCCCGACGCCCGCTATGCCGCGCCGCTGCTCGCCGCGCTCTCCGATCCGCATGTCGGCGTCGTCCTCTCGGCCGTGAAGGCGTTGGGGCATCCCGGGCTCGTCGTCGATCCCGCGCCGGTCGAGCGGCTGCTGACTTCGCGCGATACCAACCTACGCTTCGAGAGTGCTCGCACGTTGTACGTCAACCACACGACCGGCGGCGCAGCGGCCTTCGAGCGACTGGCACACGATGCCGACCCGGAGCTGCGCCGGCGTTCGGCATCGTTCATGGGCGAATCCGGCGACCGAGTCTTTCTGCCGACGCTCATCTCGCTACTCGAAGACGGCTCGCTCGGCGTTCGCAAAACGACGGTCGACGCCTTGGTCGCACTCGTAGGCACCGACGTTACGCGACGCCCCGACGAACCGCTGCCGGCTCTCTCGGAACGAGCGATCCGTTGGCGCGCTTGGTACGAGCAGCAACGGGCCCGCGAGCCTGGGCCGCTCGAAAAAGGGGGGACGGTCATTCGCTGACCTTTCGGTAAGGTCGAGCGGGGCCGCTTGGCAATTGCCGCGAGCGGCAACCTCTTACAGGCTTAGGCTTTGTAAGGTTTCCGTGAAAGGCTGCGGGTTCACGGTAACACCCATTTGACGACCCTCGACCGCTCCCCTAAACTCGACAGGTTCGTGGCCGTAGCGACGGCGGGCCGGAGCGCCGGCAGCCTCGCCGACGGCGCACCTCGAGCACGATTTCGCCCCCTAGCGAACACGTTGCCCATCGCGGCCGACATCCCGCCGATTGCCGGCGGGGCAGGGGAGAGCCGAAGGGTTAGTGGTATGTCGTGCGGGTTGATGAACGCGCGGTTGATGAATAAGAGCAGCCTACTTACGGGAAACTATAGGATCCATCATGTCGATTGAAGAAACGTCGTCCGCCGTCACCTCCGACGAAACCTCGCCGACCGTCGCGCCCAACTCCGCGGTGCCGCACGAAGTCGCCGCCGCCATGGGGATCGAGCACCTGGCGATCAACACGATCCGCACCCTTTCGATGGACGCCGTTCAGGCCGCCAATAGCGGCCACCCGGGCACGCCGATGGCGCTCGCTCCGGTTGCTTACACCGTCTGGCAACAGTTCCTCCGCTACGACCCGGCCGATCCGACGTGGGCCGCGCGCGATCGCTTCGTGCTCTCGTGCGGACACGCCTCGATGCTGCTCTACAGCTTATTGCATCTCGCCGAAGTGAAGCAGTGCGACCACTACGGCGATGTGATCGACGAGCCAGCCGTGCCGATCGAGCACATCAAGAAGTTCCGTCAATTGCATAGCCGTTGCCCGGGCCATCCGGAGTTCGGCGAGACGGGCGGTGTCGAAACGACGACCGGGCCGCTCGGGCAAGGTTGCGGCAACAGCGTCGGCATGGCGATTGCGCAGAAGTGGCTCGCCGCGCGCTACAACAAGCCCGGCTTCGAGCTATTCAACGGCAAAACGTACGTCATCTGCAGCGACGGCGACTTAATGGAAGGGGTCGCCAGCGAAGCGGCTTCGATCGCCGGACACCTTAAGCTCTCGAACCTCGTCTGGTTGTACGACGACAACAAGATCACGATCGAAGGGGACACGAGCCTCGCCTTCACCGAGAACGTCGGCCTGCGCTTCAAGGGCTACGGTTGGAACGTGCTGCATGTGGAGGACGCCAACGAAGTCGCCGCAATCCAGAAGACGCTCAAGCGTTTCAACCAGACGAAGACCGGCCCGACGCTGATCATCGTGAAGAGCCGCATCGGCTACGGTTCGCCGAATAAGGCCGGCTCGCACAAGGCCCACGGTGAACCTCTCGGTGCCGACGAAATCAAGCTCACCAAAGCGTTCTACGAATGGACGCAGCCCGATTTCGCCGTGCCGCCGGAAGTGTACGAACACTTCCGCGAAGGAGTCGGCGCGCGAGGCGCGAAGCTGCACAAAGCTTGGAAGAGCAAGTTCAAGAAATACGCGAAAGAGTTTCCGAAAGAAGCCGATGAGCTCACGAAGATGCATCAACACGAGCTTCCGGCCGACTGGGAAGCGGCCCTGCCGACCTTCCCGGCCGATGCCAAGGGAATGGCGAGCCGTGCGTCGTCGGGTAAGGTGCTCAATGCCGTCGCCGCGAGGATTCCCTGGTTGATCGGCGGCTCGGCCGACTTGGCTCCTTCGACTCTCACGTTCCTCAACGCGGAAGGTTCCGGCGAGTTCGAGCCCGAAAGTTACGGCGGCCGCAACTTCCATTGGGGCATTCGCGAACACGGCATGGCCGCGGCGCTCAACGGCATGTCCCTCTCCGGGGTTCGGGCCTATGGGGCGACGTTCTTCGTCTTCACCGACTACATGCGCCCGTCGATGCGGCTCAGCGCGATCATGAAACAGCCGGTGCTTTACATCCTTACGCACGACTCGATCGGCCTCGGCGAAGACGGCCCGACGCATCAAGCGGTCGAGCATCTGGCTTCGCTGCGCGCGATGCCGGGCATGGTCGTGATCCGGCCGGGAGACGCCAACGAAGTCGCCGAAGCCTATCGCTCGGCGATGAAGTTGAAAGATAAGCCGGTCGCGCTCGTCCTCTCGCGGCAGAACCTGCCGACCTTGGATCGGGCGAAGTACGCAGCCGCTTCCGGTGCGGCCCGCGGCGGCTATGTGCTCGCCGGCGGCGACGCGAAGCCGCAAGTGATTCTCATGGCGACCGGTAGCGAATTGCAATTCGTCGTCGCAGCTTACGAAACGTTGACGGCCAAGGGGATCAAGGCCCGCGTCGTCAGCATTCCGTCGTGGGAGATCTTCGACGAGCAAGACGCGGTGTATCGCGAGAGCGTCTTGCCGTCCGACGTGACGGCCCGCGTGGCTTGCGAAGCAGGAGTCGAGATGGGCTGGAATCGTTACCTCGGCGAGAAGGGCAAATTCGTCGGCATGAGCAGCTTCGGCGCCAGCGCTCCGGCCCCGCAACTGTATAAGCAGTTCGCCATCACGCCGGAGCATGTCGTCGAGGAAGCACTCCAGCTGATCGGCGGCTAAGGCGATGGCCGCGAAGAAACGCCGCAAGCGGAAGTTGCATCAGCCGTCGGTCGCCGAAGAGGCGAGCTACGTTTGCGACGCTTGCGGCGAGGAGATCGTGGTGCCGGTCGACATCTCGGCCGGCGAGAGCCAGGAGTATGTCGAAGACTGCCCGGTCTGCTGCCGCCCGAACGTCATTCACGTCGAGTTCCACGACGACGGGGAAGTGCGCGTGTGGGGCGAAGCGGAATAGTCCTTGCATCACGGCATCATGTTGCGATAGCACGATGCTGCTACCACTGAAACTCATCTTGCAGGACTTGGGTAACCGAAATATCTCTTAGATCGTGCGGTCATCGAATCCGAGAATAAGCGTATGAGTACAGTTCCAGATCGTGATAAGCCCGACCTGAAAGCCGTTTTCGACGCTGTTGCCGAAGGTAAGAAGCCGGATCCTGAATTGGTGAAACGGATTCGCGAGCGGTCGGCGGCGCGTCGTCGAAAGTTCGACTACGAGATCTCTCTCGAA is a genomic window containing:
- a CDS encoding SRPBCC family protein, whose protein sequence is MATLQFGGEERFVAPPTKVYALLTDLDGLAASIPDLVSAERVDERTLQCTVRPGFSFLRGTMKLRITLDDLAPPSAATLKIDAQGIGVAMKVVSQMQIDADGTGTKIVWRAEVPEMKGLVATVSPGLVKAAADQVIRHGWRQMHEKLGEV
- a CDS encoding HEAT repeat domain-containing protein; this translates as MLALCSLSGCGWLQRPVEIVADRFGPKPEVAQAEMGTTPADAELLGKSEWVLAAPDPRRLQDPTLPRYVNPVLEPIFNQPGPARLNLLPTLEHPEAVVRANSAIGLGRWGDGRALKPLVETVEKIELKLPQREAAAETLGWLTKPSPVPTLRNLLDRFGRCDPSNIANYSPELHAALIRALGRHVDAATDPRFDEAVRAPSLGARQEALAAWSRTSQAELSPGVVDLRADPNPQVRAAAIGMLLAKRHPRALEFARNAIQDFDSDVRLAAVVGLGHHGGPDAVLALERVLLHEGEVLRAEAVFALNDLGAYDKVFGAAGDKAWRVRRSVAHCLTKHPDAQGMALARRYLADDSGEVRKAAVGAMEPWPSTLAGPVLLSAMREPTYETRRLAGEQLARRWPRAQGFTPDLPADRREAFVLELEDAWDVEFGVTNHAALLTASQGPAPSMALALTPQRLDQLQRAVEELNRAAGSASGGSSSRALATLETFGTDLVDALERLLLEREVLIPDAVYRQVLPTKGPAFAAVDALATPEINDRRQAADRLAALAEENPLRPLIVARIAQLGRQEPDGLVSRGLFAAVAADVSGQSSELALAGMSHLSPEVRRMACEHFGKHPDARYAAPLLAALSDPHVGVVLSAVKALGHPGLVVDPAPVERLLTSRDTNLRFESARTLYVNHTTGGAAAFERLAHDADPELRRRSASFMGESGDRVFLPTLISLLEDGSLGVRKTTVDALVALVGTDVTRRPDEPLPALSERAIRWRAWYEQQRAREPGPLEKGGTVIR
- a CDS encoding acyl-CoA dehydrogenase family protein codes for the protein MPHASQSQVLADVDSFCRELRPAEELCYVEHRFNAQTVPLAHRFQILGIPVPTKYGGRGADAPTYAKCLARLGREGTGVRTFFSGHTSIGQYPIMKFGNEEQKQRYLPASVQGKCILAFGLTEPDAGSNPLELTTTYRRDGDRFLLNGVKYLISNGAIADAVVAFAYPADKEGRERRMSAFIVDTAGETFEREDMPAKLGMFTANTGMFQMNDHPVQVGNLLGEEGEGFRVAMGTLISGRLSVAAGCVGVIEDCLDESLRWCHERSQHGKPIGKHQLVQAHVAHIEMARAASDALVERAALAKQASDENPNDKALHSEADLRVAEAKFFASNAAWDAADRAVQIFGGRGWSELYRVGRHLQDVRVCRIYEGTDEIMQLKIAAALLGKEFAAFS
- the tkt gene encoding transketolase, whose protein sequence is MGIEHLAINTIRTLSMDAVQAANSGHPGTPMALAPVAYTVWQQFLRYDPADPTWAARDRFVLSCGHASMLLYSLLHLAEVKQCDHYGDVIDEPAVPIEHIKKFRQLHSRCPGHPEFGETGGVETTTGPLGQGCGNSVGMAIAQKWLAARYNKPGFELFNGKTYVICSDGDLMEGVASEAASIAGHLKLSNLVWLYDDNKITIEGDTSLAFTENVGLRFKGYGWNVLHVEDANEVAAIQKTLKRFNQTKTGPTLIIVKSRIGYGSPNKAGSHKAHGEPLGADEIKLTKAFYEWTQPDFAVPPEVYEHFREGVGARGAKLHKAWKSKFKKYAKEFPKEADELTKMHQHELPADWEAALPTFPADAKGMASRASSGKVLNAVAARIPWLIGGSADLAPSTLTFLNAEGSGEFEPESYGGRNFHWGIREHGMAAALNGMSLSGVRAYGATFFVFTDYMRPSMRLSAIMKQPVLYILTHDSIGLGEDGPTHQAVEHLASLRAMPGMVVIRPGDANEVAEAYRSAMKLKDKPVALVLSRQNLPTLDRAKYAAASGAARGGYVLAGGDAKPQVILMATGSELQFVVAAYETLTAKGIKARVVSIPSWEIFDEQDAVYRESVLPSDVTARVACEAGVEMGWNRYLGEKGKFVGMSSFGASAPAPQLYKQFAITPEHVVEEALQLIGG
- a CDS encoding tetratricopeptide repeat protein, translated to MTTARLLRGMHLLNLGRTAEAEREFRAALAEDAGDPQAHALLARCLLERKEYDEATREAETAVGLAPDAADVHFALAQVWRERQYPDRAARSADEAIRLDPENADYYAFRALLYFEAGRWNEALTAAETGLRCNSEHVACNNFRAMALVKLGRRSEAGQTIDAALARDPEDAFSHANKGWALLEARKPQEAMLHFREALRLDPTMEYARVGIVEALKARNPIYALFLRYMLWMLKLPSQTQWAIVIGGYFGQKFLGNLADNNPALAPVLYVIIIAYIVFAIFTWLARPVFNLLLRLHPFGRLALSTEEIRETNWIGGYFLAAILCFGLSFIPDWWVILRLPSLWIALSTMPLFLVFRCAEGWPRTTMICVVAALGILTIMWPAAIYTAEFDTAEQLASVFWMIFIGSIWGGQLIAGARVRR
- a CDS encoding CPXCG motif-containing cysteine-rich protein, with translation MAAKKRRKRKLHQPSVAEEASYVCDACGEEIVVPVDISAGESQEYVEDCPVCCRPNVIHVEFHDDGEVRVWGEAE